The following are from one region of the Populus trichocarpa isolate Nisqually-1 chromosome 8, P.trichocarpa_v4.1, whole genome shotgun sequence genome:
- the LOC7497783 gene encoding F-box/kelch-repeat protein At1g51550: MATFFMAKSTPRSSNIGSSSASPIVKLADDHLFTIMLLLPVDSLISFAMTCKRFRSLTTSDTLWESICRREWGSTSVDAFKSSINTNNNQQLPWMRLYKQVSQLDSFSCHKLPDPDSDLMLPTPRASHSLNFVSDCLVLFGGGREGGRDLDDTWVAYIGKDFQRMLKWQKVTSGIPSGRFGHTCAVIGENLVLFGGINDRGMRQNDTWVGQVVLGENLGITTLSWRLLDVSSVAPPPRGAHAACCIDKRTMVIHGGIGLYGLRLGDTWILELSENFCSGTWIELVAHPSPPPRSGHTLTCIEGTGTVLFGGRGLGYDVLHDVWLLQASEDQLKWVQMLYNLQDIPEGVSLPRVGHSATLILGGRLLIYGGEDSQRHRKGDFWVLDVSKIPSIKEQSTPLNSRGLQANMWRRLKAKGYKPNCRSFHRACADHSGRRLYVFGGMVDSLLHPAEASELRFDGELFLVKFELETGAVRC; the protein is encoded by the exons ATGGCTACTTTCTTCATGGCAAAGAGTACTCCTAGAAGCAGCAACATTGGATCATCATCAGCATCACCGATAGTTAAGCTGGCTGATGACCATCTCTTCACAATTATGCTTCTGCTTCCTGTAGATTCACTTATCTCCTTTGCCATGACTTGCAAAAGGTTCAGGTCCTTAACAACTTCTGATACACTGTGGGAGTCCATATGCAGGAGGGAGTGGGGGTCCACATCAGTGGATGCCTTCAAGTCTTCTATCAATACCAACAACAATCAGCAGTTGCCATGGATGAGGTTATACAAGCAGGTGTCTCAGCTTGACTCATTTTCTTGCCATAAACTGCCTGACCCAGATAGTGACTTGATGCTCCCAACTCCCAGGGCTTCTCACTCTCTCAACTTTGTATCTGATTGCCTGGTCTTGTTTGGTGGTGGCCGTGAAGGAG GGCGAGATCTCGATGATACATGGGTGGCATACATAGGTAAAGATTTTCAAAGAATGCTAAAATGGCAGAAGGTTACCTCAGGAATTCCGAGTGGGAGATTTGGGCATACTTGCGCCGTCATTGGCGAAAATCTTGTGCTTTTTGGAGGAATTAATGATCGTGGGATGCGTCAAAATGATACATGGGTGGGGCAAGTAGTACTTGGTGAGAACCTTGGTATAACAACATTGTCATGGAGGCTGCTTGATGTGAGCTCCGTAGCACCACCACCCCGTGGGGCTCATGCTGCTTGTTGCATTGATAAAAGGACAATGGTCATCCATGGAGGCATTGGATTGTACGGCCTTAGATTGGGAGATACTTGGATTCTAGAACTTTCAGAGAATTTCTGTTCTGGAACGTGGATAGAGCTGGTGGCTCATCCATCACCTCCACCTCGTTCAGGACACACATTGACATGTATCGAAGGAACAGGAACTGTTCTATTTGGAGGAAGAGGTTTGGGGTATGATGTGCTGCATGATGTCTGGCTCTTGCAAGCGTCTGAGGATCAACTCAAGTGGGTACAGATGCTCTATAATTTGCAAGACATACCTGAAGGAGTCTCCCTCCCGCGAGTTGGCCACTCAGCCACACTAATTTTGGGAGGTCGGCTGCTAATCTATGGAGGTGAAGATTCACAGAGACACAGGAAGGGAGATTTTTGGGTGTTAGATGTTAGTAAGATCCCATCAATTAAAGAGCAGTCAACTCCATTAAATTCAAGGGGATTACAAGCAAATATGTGGAGAAGGCTCAAGGCAAAGGGTTATAAACCCAACTGCAGATCATTCCATCGAGCCTGTGCAGATCATTCAGGGCGTCGCTTGTACGTTTTTGGTGGAATGGTGGATAGCTTACTTCACCCTGCCGAAGCATCTGAGTTGAGGTTTGATGGGGAGCTCTTTCTGGTAAAATTTGAGCTGGAAACAGGAGCAGTAAGGTGCTGA
- the LOC7497782 gene encoding kelch repeat-containing protein At3g27220, translated as MVRSSGKQKSTKLVIVCVVLLGFGLIGDYLWASSPHFASSSYISNRVPPKYPQSNVIIPKQEPHLADTKPQKIKVDGVHDRSLSATFADLPAPELKWEKMANAPVPRLDGAAIQIKDLLYVFAGYGTIDFVHSHVDIYNFTGNTWGGRFDMPKEMAHSHLGMVTDGRYIYVVTGQYGPQCRGPTARNFVLDTETRKWQDLPPLPVPRYAPATQLWRGRLHVMGGSKENRHTPALEHWSLAVKDGKALEKEWRTEIPIPRGGPHRACVVVNDRLLIIGGQEGDFMAKPGSPIFKCSRRNEIVYDEVYMLDDEMKWKPLSPMPKADSHIEFAWAIVNNSIVIAGGTTEKHPITKKMVLVGEVFQFNLDTLAWSVIGKLPYRVKTTLVGFWNGWLYFTSGQRDRGPDDPAPKKVIADMWRTKLKLNS; from the exons TCTTCTCCACATTTTGCTTCTTCCTCTTATATATCCAACCGGGTTCCTCCTAAATATCCTCAATCCAATGTAATAATTCCAAAACAAGAACCGCATCTTGCTGACACTAAACCCCAAAAAATAAAG GTAGATGGTGTCCATGATCGATCCTTATCGGCTACATTTGCTGATTTGCCTGCACCGGAACTGAAATGGGAGAAAATGGCTAATGCACCCGTGCCTCGGCTGGATGGGGCTGCAATACAAATTAAGGATCTTCTATATGTTTTTGCTGGATATGGAACAATTGATTTT GTGCATTCACATGTAGATATTTACAATTTTACTGGTAATACCTGGGGAGGGAGATTTGATATGCCTAAAGAAATGGCTCATTCACACTTGGGAATGGTCACAGATGGGAGATACATTTATGTTGTCACTGGACAATATGGTCCTCAATGCAGAGGGCCTACAGCTCGTAATTTCGTGCTAGATACCGAGACAAGGAAATGGCAGGATTTACCTCCTTTACCAGTTCCTAG ATATGCACCAGCAACTCAACTTTGGAGAGGTAGACTCCATGTGATGGGTGGTAGCAAGGAAAATCGGCACACTCCAGCATTAGAGCATTGGAGTCTTGCTGTAAAGGATGGGAAAGCATTGGAAAAGGAATGGAGGACTGAGATACCAATTCCTCGTGGAGGACCACATCG GGCTTGTGTCGTGGTTAATGATCGACTTCTCATTATCGGTGGTCAGGAAGGTGATTTTATGGCCAAGCCAGGATCACCTATTTTCAAATGCTCTCGTAGGAATGAG ATAGTATATGATGAGGTCTACATGCTGGATGATGAGATGAAGTGGAAACCTTTATCTCCTATGCCAAAGGCTGACTCTCACATTGAATTTGCTTGGGCAATTGTTAATAATTCCATTGTTATTGCTGGAGGCACCACTGAAAAACACcctataactaaaaaaatggtCCTGGTTGGTGAAGTCTTCCAGTTCAACTTGGATACACTG GCATGGTCAGTAATCGGAAAACTTCCATATCGTGTCAAAACTACACTGGTTGGATTCTGGAACGGATGGTTGTACTTTACATCAGGACAGCGAGATAGAGGACCAGATGATCCAGCTCCAAAAAAAGTAATTGCAGATATGTGgagaaccaaactgaaattgaaCTCATGA